Within Cucumis melo cultivar AY chromosome 4, USDA_Cmelo_AY_1.0, whole genome shotgun sequence, the genomic segment TCTAAATTATTCCTGGTGGACCCTGCTTCTGATACCCCAGAATCTCTGCTAGCAAATTCTCTTCTGCTGCTCATAAGGTTGAAATTTAGCACCTCCACCTCCATTGCGGCCTTACCCGAATAGGATCTATTCGATAGCTTTTATAACTGCCCTTTGAGTTATTTTTCATTGAATCAAGCTGCTGCAATTTCAGGATCTCCATTATATATGTTATTTTTCTCCCTGTTAATGCTATCTTTCACTGATGAGTGGAggaataataaaatatcaatttttattttccgTTGCTTATGATTTTGAATATCATTTGTGTTTCTTTCGCAAATTACCGagcataattattttaaatctgAATCTAAACAATGGAAATGTGTCTGATATGCATCTTTTTGTGCAATTGATGTCAAAAGCTATCAATTTGTGATGCATGAAATCAGTTCGTCTTACATATGTGAAGAACATCCGTAGAATGATACCTTGCACATGTTGAAAACATCAATGTTTTCAATGTAAATGCCCTTCATTCTGATGGTTTCTGTTATGTTTTCAGCACTACTGGCTGCCCGTTTGGTGAAGCATGTCATTTCCTGCATTATGTTCCTGGCGGTTATAACGCGGTTGCGCAAATGATGAACCTACCACCTGCTCCTCCAGCACCTAGAAATATGGGGGCACCCCCTCCAATGTCGAATGGCTCAGCCACGCAGGTTGTTAAAAGTCGTATGTGCAACAAGTATAACTCTGCTGAAGGCTGCAAATTTGGTGACAAGTGCCATTTTGCCCACGCAGAATGGGAACTTGGAAAGCCTTCAGCTCCATCTCACGACGATCCTCGGTCCATGGGACATATTCCAAATCGTTTAGCCAATAGGATGGATGCAGCTCCACCAGCCCTTGCAGCCAGCTTTGGTGCCTCTTCCACGGCAAAGATTAGCGTAGATGCTTCCCTGGCTGGAGCCATTATAGGAAAGGGTGGCATTAATTCCAAGCAGATTTGTCGTCGTACAGGAGCCAAACTTTCCATTAGGGACCATGAATCAGATCCCAACCTCAGAAATATTGAACTTGAGGGGTCGTTCGACCAGATTAAGGAAGCAAGCGCAATGGTACAGGAGCTTATCGTGACAGTTTCGATGGCAGGACCTCCAAAGTCGGCTGTTGGAGCAACAGGGGGTACGGCTGGTCCTGTAGGtaacaattttaaaacaaaGCTTTGTGATAATTTTGCGAAAGGATCTTGCACATTTGGAGAGAGATGTCATTTTGCACACGGTGCCGCCGAATTGCGCAAATCTGGCATGTGAAGAAATCTGTTTTTCTAGTTTTCTTTTTACCCTCAAGTTTAGGATTCTGGTGTAAGCCTTTGTTTCAATTGTTTGTATTAGATAAAGCTATCTATCTTGAATTATCCATCAACTGGAAATTTACAGTTTCTATTATGGTTTAGAGAAAGTCAAAATTACAGTTTTGTAGACCCCATCCTATCCAATATCCATTTCAGTTTCATTCTCATTCTCCTTGAGCATATTTCACTTTCATGCTTACATTTTGTCATTTGGTTTAgtcattttttttctgtggGACTCTGTTTTCCTGAAggttattttctctttttaaatataAGCAATTGGTAAAAGGGGAGTTCAATATTGGCAACTCAAAAATGGCCTTGCGGTCTATTCTTTAGCCTTCAAAAACACACGTTTAGTATAAGATTAGAAAAGCATTTTAGGTGAATTTTACCCTCTCAACTTCTAATCAATTTCTAATATATCAACTTCTAATCAACAATTTCAAATTATATCCTCTAGTTAGGGGATCCAATCAATAATCTCTTTAGAGGATTCAAtcaataattgtatcaattcaTTGACATAGACTTATTCTATCAACTTCAATCTTAATCATTACCAAAAatcattaaataaaataaccatTAACAATATACTTACTATTCTTATTAATGTTATATATTAAAACCATTGCATATTTAGTGTTATATATTGAAATTGACGTATATTAAAATGTGTATTCTATTATATAAAATGTCGGGCAAATGTCAAATTTATACCATTCTAACCTCCTCAACCAATTAATTGTTGTACTATTAATTTAGCGCTGACTTCGTATCCATTTAAAGCTTAAAACCTGTTCTCAAATTGGTTTTTGCTCTTAGATGTTCCATTTGAACAACAACAATCTAGAATTGGTATTAAAAACAAGCAAACTATATTTTAACCATAATTTCCGATTATCAAGTGATCTATTAAAAACAAGTAACTATACTTCAACTGtaattttatttcataaaaTACATAGCACAACATTCCATAATCAACAACTATATCGATTATTaaaattctactaaaaaaaaaaataaaaagcaaaaCAAAGCAAGCAAAGCCACGTTCATATAAACCGGTGACCACATCAGATAACTGGCCACGCGCCTTATCGGCCCCCCACGGTCGGGTCGTAGGTGTTGGTTCCGGTTCCTGTCCCCGTTCCCAAACCGGTACGGGTCCCGGGTCCAGTACCGGCCTGCCTCTCTGCTGCGTGTTCAAAACGCGCCTGCTGCTTGTCCAGGTCAGCCTCCTGAATCCtctcatctttcttttctctcacCATTTCTTTCTCGTATGGATCGTGGGCCCTCATTTTGTCCACCTGGCATTTACGTGGAAACGTAATTAAGAATACgaaattttggttcaaatttatatgattattattttgttttgtttattacGCCATGTGTtctattttattgtatatattataaGACGTGGCACGTGTTTTATTCAAAAGCTCGTGCACACCACCGGCCACCCTCCCTTTTCCGTCGATGTTCTCGAAAGACAACAATCACTGCTTCCTTATTCGGTTAATTAATTCGAAAaacaaaatagatttttttttttttttaatctcaactTTGACAAAATTCACTACTCTAATTCTCCCTAAGTACTACAGTTTcccaaaagaataaaaaaaacaaaaagttcgTCATGTGACAAAATCGACCAAACATGTGTGCAACttgaaatttaataaataaatacgagaaaaaaaattaaaaccttttCTTGAGCAGTGGCTTTGGTTTTTTCCATGCCAGCTTTGGCAGAGGCTCCCACGTTGGCGGCCGATTCCTTCACCGCCTCCGCCGCGTTTCTTCCCGATTGCATCTTTCGCTCTTTTTTTATTTcgaatttctttttctctaaaatatttCCAAAGCGCCTCCAGTAGAAACGGAGGGATTAACGGCGACTCTTAAGTAGACATCGGGACGACGTTATCTTATTGACACGTGTCATGATGAAGACGCCACGTGGAGCGAGCGTGGCGAGAGATGGAGAATCCAGCTTCGTCATCTTATTTTGATATGACGTGGCGACTTTGAGAGATGTGTGGCAGTTCGAAGCAGGAAAAGCTCCATGGGCTCCTACACGTACTATTTCCAAGCCTCGACTACATCGAATATAGTTTATGGAATCAGAATGTTTTTATACTATgcttataaaaataatatattagcgtaaataaagaaaatatcatACTTAGTTGGATGATTTTCTCACTAGGTAGCTGATGATTAAATGTATGAGAGAAATGGtacattttttaataaataattattcgAGGAGTAATATTGTACATGCAACCTCCATTAAATATATTAGATGAACGTTGGTAGAAGGAAGGTAGACATGTAGACAAAATTATGAATTAATGGTATATGGAAATTATAAACCCCTTGTTTCCTAGCCACGTTTCAACATTTTCCCTTttgttaaagaagaaaaaaaaacctttttttgtttaatcctgtcattttaaatcaatcaatatcAATATTTAGAGTCACATCAACTAAAAGATGAAAAAACCAGATGTAGTAAAAAACTCCAAGGACAATATTCACAAATTAACACACATTTGGCATATAACTATAGTTAGAAAGACATTTTGTTTTGTAATACTAAGTTCAAGTTGTAATTGTGTGCTAACATGCACTTTTGTCATGCCCTCTATTTGTTATgaaatcaacaataaaattGTGTTTAACTATGTTCACGTACTCAAATTACTATTTTAGTGGTACGTACCTTTTAATATATCCAAatgatatgatttttttttacataaactTTAATGACTTTAGTTTTATTTCAAACTAAAAAGATAGGTTCATTCTCTTTTCAAACCAATACATGAAATTTTTGTACATTCTCAACAATCAATTTAGCTCAATTGAGTTTAATGTTAGTTAACTTGACCAAAATTTCAAAGCAACTCATTCAAACTCAATGTTAGTTAACTTGACCAAAATTTCAAAGCAACTCATTCAAATCGAAGAAACAACAAATTTAGTTTTCATATATGTTAAATTTATACATGAAATATCATTTAATTAACTCGATGATTTCGATccaatttaaaatatataatcgTGAATATAATCTATCCAATTAAAACTAATCTGTATGTTTCATTCTAGAAtattttactttcttttattataatataaacATCCAATAATACCTAATCTCGGAAGACAAGATAAAATTCATTGTGATTGTCTTATATGAGAGACTTTTTCTATTATTACGAAGGGAACAAAAATGCTAGTACACTTATGGTATATACCATCAAAAATTCTCCGAAAGGACATGTTTTTGTGCATTAGTTTTAACATGGAATATGGAAACTGCCGAGTTAAGAATATAAATCGTATATGGTAACAAATTTGAAACGATACGGTAGTATATCCAAGTTCCAACTTTTACTTCAAGTCAAAAGGTTTTTTCGACAAGCAAGTGGGAGACTCATCAACAATGTTTTAAGTTGGAAGGCTTATTACAAGAGATATATAGATGAGCAATCACTTCGTCGTAAAAGAATGAAACTTTTCGCATATAATATATGATCATGTATTTAGTGAAttgtgaaaagaaatacatatatAACAAATATATCAACTGCATGTTGATCATATTAACAACTTATTTTCAATCATAGCAAGCAAATTGAAAGGACGATTTATTAAGCTTCCTCAACACAAATCATCACACACACGATATTGTACTTTTGGTGTCTGAATTACAGCATAAACTTGCATATGaattattgaaatttggaaTGGAAATATTGTTGACCTAAAACGATATAAGTGTCAAAGTCCTCGACTTTTATTTTCGAAACACtctaaacatatatgtatggtatatttttgtttttattccaACGTCCCTAAGAGTTTTGAATTTATAACGTAAAAAGATGTATTTAATCCTTTTATTTCATAGAAAATATCATTTGGAACCAATCTAAGCATATTCCAAAATAGATGAAGAATCTATTGCTTTTTCTAGTGTCGAAGAGGTTCACCATTTGTCCCATGTTtgactttttcctttttcttaattaatttcattaagaGTATATTACATCTAATTACATAATTTTCAAAGGTTTACAGTTTCAATAACTTTTGCAATTAATCTCCCTTTCTCCTTTGGCATGTTAATATAAAGAAaagttttccacatttttttaTGACATTATTGTTATAGTTGAATTTGGtgcaaaatatataataaaatggacaattaatgcaaataaaaacaataaagtcAATAAGAGACGGTAATACAAGTTGAAAGTTATTGAGTTTAGGACGAAATTGATAGGTCTATGCAAAAGATCTGGTTTGAGTCTCAGAAGAGTTAAAGACGAGCCTTAGCAAATACTCGAACCTTGTTCGACCCCAACCAAACAACATACTCCTTACCCTaataaaagttattttattaTCTGGTGACTATAAAATTCTACCAATAACTGAGATCAATCTCCCTATAAATATACTATTAAGACTTCATATGAGATAACTTGAATTTTTAACTTCTTCTCCATTTTACTATTCTTACTTTGAAATTAGAtcaatttttctttgttttacaCATTCTTTGTTCCtccaaattacaaatttatcATTCTGTCACATGAAGGTAAATTGtgctcttttttttcttttcatacaaAATTTGGCATTGAAAAGCAACATTTGATAttttgtgttttaattaattttgtgcTAGTTTTATGGTTTTATATCAACGATTAAGTTGCatataacaaaaaaatcaaataaaatcttcgatataaactaatttaatgtcaaaaagagtttagctcaattaatattaatattttttaagaagACCAGAAAAACTCACGATTTGATCCACCTTTATTTTCACtatgaaataaaaagaaataataatttataaatataacatcaATTACTAACTTAAAAgaacataatttaattttctactTTGTAATTGTTGAATCGAAAAATCCAATAAAAATTTAGAATTAAGCCTGTCAAAGATATTAAAAGACAAACTTGAgtatatttcaaaaataattgAACATTCAAACAACTTTTATTTATGttcattaatattttaataataaccATTATTTTAGGTATTAATCGACATTATTTGTaacattaaataataattaatacaaaTTCATTATTATCTTTCTTATTTCGAAGTATTAGTTTGGTTCATAGGTTATAGTTTCCAAATTTGTTAGGCTATCATTAATCAAACACAATACTTCTCTTGTAGGATGGCTGCCCCCTATAGTACTTTTTTAACTTAGGAGAAggatataataattatattccttttagaaaatataataataattgtgTAGTGCTTTGATATACCTTAAATTAGCTACTCACGTTTTTAGGAGGAAGCTTCCGTTGCTTTTCATGGTGTTatgatcttttttattttataaaggACTGAACTTTAAAATTTCTCTTTCATCTATTTTGGATTGGATTCCATCTATTTTATACGGGAAGTGAACTCTAAGATTTCTCTTCACCTATTGTGAATCGGACTCCGTCATGTAGGTCAAGACTACGACAGATAAGAATAGACTTCCACGAAAGAAAGTGGTCAATCGAGATGGCTATATTTGGCTCTTTCAgctcaatttcttcttttttccttgcATGTTCTTCCGTTGGTACATTTCTTGCACTTTTTTTGTTCTCACATGACTAATGTATTCCAAGTTTATCATTGGCATTGTGCCTCTTTTAGGCTTGTAAACTCTCGATCCAAAATTATCTAGGACATATGTTTCCTAGTGAAGAAATACTAGTATATTCCTTATGTCAATAtgtcaaaattttcaatttcttaaCCTTTGAGtaaatcaatattatatttttatggAGGTTATTTATAATTGGAAAAAAGTTACACCCATCTCAACCCTAATTAACACCAAATGAAATTGTACCATGCGGCACAATATTTTTTTGTGAGTTTTTTGCAAAGAGAAACAAAGTAGCAGACAAAGAACAAACATTCCCCCAAAAACAGCAGAGAATACCTAAGAGAGAATGCTCTCTCGTAAAAAATAATACCCAAGAATCTTCCCAAAAAGAGGGAGTAAAAGAGTCCAAAACAAACGAACCGAAGATTGACAAGAAGGGCACTCTCGCCCTCCACTGCGCCGCTAAATTGTAAGAAGCATATTTTCTTGAGTTAATATAGGAATAGGTGTAACTCAAGAGAAATGtaattcgtggaattgaactttgtatattAATTTATATGGTGTTGTTAATACAATCTTTAGTATTTACTCATTTGGTgctttctctcaaatacaatttaaatttagaaCTTTTTGATCTTCGATTTTCAGGAAGTTGGAGTTGCAAATCAATTCGAGTTTCAATCTCTGGAATTTAAtaaaagtttgatcttccaagtttTCAATCTTTCAGAAGACGATGATCTTGATATTGATAAAAAATTGCACATCATGAGAGCTTTTTGAAGTTTAAATCTTCAATTCTCTAGAGCTTCAATTCTTCCTTAAACCAAAGATCACCAAATGAATGACAAATGTCTCTATTTATCGAAAAATTTCATAGACTTTTAGATGGGCTTAGGCACATTACTTGTTGGGCTTGGACTTGGGCCTATTTGCTTGGCGGGCTCATGCTCGAgcccattatttctttggcctaTTTTTCATGAGGGGCTTGAACTTGGTTGTATACGAAAAAACTTGACTACCTAAATctaatcaaattataatcatcacAATTTTGACGTGTTACGATTTAATTGTCCAAAAATTCTTGTTCAACACTTGTCTCTAATCATTTTCCTATataatttaactaaaatatttaacTTTAAGTAACTTAAAAGATATAGTttaattcgaatcaaaatacaAATACAATTTCGTCTATCTATTCCCATCATAAATGTTGATTGAGATTCATATTATAAACTTCTTTCaggaaaagaaagaggaaaattCACCTAAACCACGTTTTCCTATTTTGGTAAGAATCCCCAAACCATAAATCattccaaaattaatttttttagattagaaaagaaaaaagaaaaaaagaaattcacaTGGCGTAAAATTTCAGCCCCGTGAGATATTTTCGAACCCCCAGATACAATCTACACCGTGAAAACATAATCGGACGGTGGAGATTGCTATAATGTCCGTTTAGAGGCAATGGCAGGGATGAAATTGCCAACGCAAGATAAGGAACGAATAAGAGAAGGACACGTAAGTACAAGTTTAGGATGGGCGGGCCCACAGCCACAAGTGCCGTTCGTGCTTATATACAAGTCGCTCATATTCCTAGAAGTGTCTCCaaataaaggaaagaaaagttcACTcatagagagaaagagaaaaataaagcTTCGTTGCCGGCGATCTGAAGGCGGCGGCCATTTCTctcgggagagagaaagagagagattgATAGAGCGGAGAGTTCGAGGCTCTCTCAAACTTCGGtcctcttcttctctttcaGGTATCGTTCTTCTCTATCCCTTCGTATTCTGTttcctcttttctctttcttcgcCATCATGCTCTTTCTCTTGTTTTGTACTCACTCAATGTGATTGACTTTATGTTGTTTTTCTGTTTTATTTTTCCATTAATGCTCGTTGTAATGTGTAGATCTATGATAAGATTTGGATTATTGCTCATTAATGTGTTGCATGCTTTTgatttcattttaaaaacaGAGATTACTTTCTCTATATTGATTAAATCGTTGGATTTTAGGTTCTTACAGAGTTTGTAAACAGTGATGTTAAGGATTGCTGAGATTTATGACTGATGAGAGTTAGTGTTTGTCTTTTAGCTTGTCGTTTTCCTCTTTGAAATCACATGGATTCGATCTGGATATCTGGGTTTGGCTCGTCTGAAATGGCTACACTATAGCATATTTGAGTTTGTGATGTTGAAGATTTGTTAATTTCTTGGAAAATCGGGAGTTCGTTTTGTTTTTCCTCTTTTTACAGGTTTTATTGATTGGTTTATTGATCGGCGATATCTCGTTTTCAACTTCCGAAATGCTATTTTTCATAAGAAGAAATTGTGGATGTCTTTTTCTACTCGATTAGAGATCCTTGAAACTATGCCAAAAAAAATTGGTTCTTTCACCAAATTGTTTTTTGTCGTTTGTGATATTAAtgcattttcttattcttaattaagttcaagtattcttttattattttttaatgatgGTTGTTGTAAtggttttttttcccttttactAAAAGCTTTTTCCATGTGATTCAAAGGTGTACTTGGGGTTTCCCGGTCTTTGTTCCCAAGTCAATTAGGATGGGCGCCAATTCGATTTTAGCTTCTGTATCATTGGTGTATATTCTGTTCTggggaggaaaaaaaaaaaagaaaaaaatcttcCGTCCTACAGTGTGCTGAGTAACAATTTGACCAGCCTTTTCTGCCGAAaactttttgaaattattttttaattgtgATTTGGTGAACTTAAATTGTTTTAATAAATAAGGTGGATTGAATCTTAACAGAAACATCAAATAAAATcgagtttttaaaaaaaaacatatttttagtgaatgtttattttatttaaaagatcTCCATCAGTCCTGATGTTTCCTAGAAAACTTATACATCACAGGTCTTGATTAACAAATTTGGAGGAAGTCAATAggttattctttttttctttttccattctagtttgaaacaattttcttttcttttttaacttagAAAATAATGGGTAGCTAGAAATATGGAAATCAATGTATTTTGGGCTTCTCCTTGAAACTGGAGCAGCGGTCAATTTCTCTTTCGTTTGTATAGATGTGATAGAAATAGAATATTTCCTTCGCTTACGGCATCAGAGAGTTGGAATTGGTCTTTCTCAACCTCAATATCAATTAAATCAAGTTTCGTCATAAacaggtttttttttcttcgtttCAAATGTTTGGTAGGGTcaaataatttgtaaaatacCTAGCCGTCCAATATGATACAAACTGGAGGATTTCACTTGCtcttttaaattacaaaaaatattttatcattgATGTTGCCTGTCTGTGTTTATCTTTTCTCTTTCCGCCTCAAGTAGGCGTCTAATTGTCTTGGCAAGTTGGTTTTTTGTACTTCCGCCCCTTGTCCTTTGGCCCTTTTGATtaagtttttcatttaattttctGGTCGGCGTACGTTGAATTATTAGGTTTGCATTTAATGTGGTACCTGGTGCTTTGACTCTTATTTGATAAGGTATTTTGAAGTCTAAAACGTTAAACCCTTTGTttgatgtttatttttttatcgtTCCAGGACAATATCCTTTGGAAAAAATGGGTGCTGGAGGTC encodes:
- the LOC103486772 gene encoding zinc finger CCCH domain-containing protein 14-like produces the protein MDTRKRGRPEVGLNANGGLKKSKQEMEYLSTGVASKSKPCTKFYSTTGCPFGEACHFLHYVPGGYNAVAQMMNLPPAPPAPRNMGAPPPMSNGSATQVVKSRMCNKYNSAEGCKFGDKCHFAHAEWELGKPSAPSHDDPRSMGHIPNRLANRMDAAPPALAASFGASSTAKISVDASLAGAIIGKGGINSKQICRRTGAKLSIRDHESDPNLRNIELEGSFDQIKEASAMVQELIVTVSMAGPPKSAVGATGGTAGPVGNNFKTKLCDNFAKGSCTFGERCHFAHGAAELRKSGM
- the LOC103486771 gene encoding 11 kDa late embryogenesis abundant protein-like, encoding MQSGRNAAEAVKESAANVGASAKAGMEKTKATAQEKVDKMRAHDPYEKEMVREKKDERIQEADLDKQQARFEHAAERQAGTGPGTRTGLGTGTGTGTNTYDPTVGGR